One window of the Cryptomeria japonica chromosome 7, Sugi_1.0, whole genome shotgun sequence genome contains the following:
- the LOC131052428 gene encoding uncharacterized protein LOC131052428 yields MDPSPQPLELVSLTQIEEMLIARVNPILQVTHATGGQYKYKGHTISFPQEVREIAKILPHQIKDLPIIIVRKKDQRGTNYNFTVNKERVYRALKYKIKHDKFYRDVQIDENALNDLTCNSDENIFDQLNSIHMEFDSDTNEYVFAGPILEMDEENIINHTTSMASKPPNARREMELIHAWVNNPNVDPGSLIDWPGIGASPINEYVTEGLLDMAFPTLFPDGQCDWIEPRIRRVHLHEFVKHLLRYRDHRFGQHPRFRYYMMNMIMRHRAQNSSAVFVKKSLQEMPITINELREHMENIPHSHLADCLMRFGTTLRGTRSYWAKCRAELFDLLHQIGTPTIFFTLSAVDMYWPDLHALMPRTQPTNPQEAQK; encoded by the coding sequence ATGGATCCTAGTCCACAACCATTGGAACTTGTAAGTTTAACACAAATAGAAGAAATGTTGATCGCACGTGTCAACCCAATTCTTCAAGTAACACATGCAACTGGGGGTCAATACAAATATAAAGGACATACCATAAGTTTTCCACAAGAAGTGAGAGAAATAGCTAAAATTTTACCACATCAAATAAAAGATTTGCCAATCATCATTGTTCGAAAAAAAGATCAGCGTGGAACAAATTATAATTTTACAGTTAATAAAGAGAGGGTATATAGAGcacttaaatataaaataaaacatgaTAAGTTCTATAGAGATGTTCAAATTGATGAAAATGCACTTAATGACCTTACATGTAATTCAGATGAGAACATTTTTGATCAATTGAATTCTATTCATATGGAGTTTGATTCAGACACAAATGAATATGTATTTGCGGGTCCAATATTAGAGATGGATGAAGAAAACATTATTAATCACACTACATCAATGGCCTCTAAACCTCCAAATGCTCGAAGAGAAATGGAACTAATTCATGCATGGGTAAATAATCCTAATGTAGATCCTGGATCACTAATTGATTGGCCAGGAATTGGAGCATCCCCAATAAATGAGTATGTCACTGAAGGATTACTTGATATGGCTTTTCCAACACTATTCCCAGATGGACAGTGTGATTGGATAGAACCACGAATAAGGAGAGTCCATCTACATGAGTTTGTTAAGCATTTACTTCGATATAGAGATCATCGTTTTGGCCAACACCCAAGATTTAGATATTATATGATGAATATGATTATGCGACATCGTGCACAAAACTCATCTGCAGTGTTTGTCAAAAAGAGCTTGCAAGAGATGCCAATCACAATCAATGAGTTACGAGAACATATGGAAAATATCCCACACTCACATCTAGCTGATTGTTTGATGCGTTTTGGCACAACACTAAGGGGTACAAGGTCTTATTGGGCAAAATGTCGAGCTGAATTATTTGACCTCTTGCATCAAATTGGTACACCAACAATTTTCTTTACTTTGAGTGCAGTAGATATGTACTGGCCAGATTTGCATGCATTAATGCCAAGGACACAGCCAACTAATCCACAAGAAGCACAAAAATGA